From Pseudomonas sp. LS1212, the proteins below share one genomic window:
- the gmhB gene encoding D-glycero-beta-D-manno-heptose 1,7-bisphosphate 7-phosphatase has translation MKLLILDRDGVINEDSDAYIKSVEEWIPIPGSIDAIAQLSKAGWTVAVATNQSGIARGYYDLATLDAMHARLRALVAEQGGEIGLIVYCPHGPDEGCSCRKPKPGMLHTIAAHYGVDLAHLWFVGDSMGDLEAAQTVDSQPVLVKTGKGLKTLSKTLPVGTLVFDDLAAVARKLIHN, from the coding sequence TTGAAACTGCTGATACTCGATCGGGACGGGGTGATCAATGAAGACTCCGACGCCTATATCAAATCGGTGGAGGAGTGGATTCCCATCCCCGGCTCGATCGACGCCATTGCGCAGTTGAGCAAGGCCGGCTGGACGGTAGCCGTGGCTACCAACCAGTCCGGCATCGCTCGCGGTTACTATGATCTGGCCACCCTGGACGCCATGCATGCCCGCTTGCGGGCACTGGTGGCGGAGCAGGGTGGCGAGATCGGTTTGATCGTCTATTGCCCCCACGGCCCGGACGAAGGCTGCTCATGCCGCAAACCCAAACCCGGCATGCTTCATACCATCGCCGCTCATTATGGCGTCGATCTGGCCCATCTCTGGTTTGTCGGCGATAGTATGGGTGACCTGGAAGCCGCTCAGACCGTCGATTCACAGCCAGTTCTGGTAAAAACCGGAAAAGGCCTGAAGACGCTGAGTAAAACGTTACCAGTGGGGACCCTGGTTTTTGATGATCTGGCGGCTGTAGCCAGAAAACTTATCCACAATTAG
- the glyQ gene encoding glycine--tRNA ligase subunit alpha: MSQPTPAVRTFQDLILALQQYWAEQGCVVLQPYDMEVGAGTFHTATFLRAIGPETWNAAYVQPSRRPTDGRYGENPNRLQHYYQFQVVLKPNPDNFQELYLGSLKHVGLDPLVHDIRFVEDNWESPTLGAWGLGWEVWLNGMEVTQFTYFQQAGGIECYPVTGEITYGLERLAMYLQGVDSVYDLVWTDGPFGKVTYGDVFHQNEVEQSTYNFEHANVEKLFELFDFYESEANRLIELELPLPTYEMVLKASHTFNLLDARRAISVTERQRYILRVRTLARAVAQSYLQARAKLGFPMASPELRDEVLAKLEAAQ, translated from the coding sequence GTGAGCCAGCCTACGCCAGCCGTGCGTACCTTCCAAGACTTGATCCTCGCCCTCCAGCAATACTGGGCCGAGCAAGGTTGTGTGGTGCTTCAGCCCTACGATATGGAAGTAGGCGCCGGCACTTTCCATACCGCCACCTTTCTGCGTGCCATCGGCCCGGAAACCTGGAACGCCGCTTATGTGCAGCCCAGTCGTCGCCCGACTGACGGCCGCTACGGTGAAAACCCGAACCGTTTGCAGCACTACTACCAGTTCCAGGTGGTGTTGAAGCCAAACCCGGACAATTTCCAGGAGCTGTACCTTGGCTCTCTGAAGCATGTGGGCCTCGACCCGCTGGTCCATGACATTCGTTTCGTCGAAGATAACTGGGAATCGCCGACGCTCGGCGCCTGGGGTCTGGGCTGGGAAGTCTGGCTCAACGGCATGGAAGTCACTCAATTCACCTACTTCCAGCAGGCAGGTGGCATCGAGTGCTATCCGGTCACCGGCGAGATCACTTACGGTCTGGAACGCCTGGCAATGTACCTGCAGGGTGTCGACTCGGTCTATGACCTGGTCTGGACCGACGGCCCGTTCGGCAAAGTGACCTACGGCGATGTGTTCCACCAGAACGAAGTGGAACAATCGACCTACAACTTCGAGCACGCCAACGTCGAGAAGCTGTTCGAACTGTTCGACTTCTATGAAAGCGAAGCCAATCGCCTGATCGAGCTTGAGCTGCCCTTGCCGACCTATGAAATGGTCCTCAAGGCCTCGCACACCTTCAACCTGCTCGATGCACGTCGGGCCATTTCGGTGACCGAGCGCCAGCGCTACATCCTGCGCGTACGGACCCTGGCCCGTGCGGTTGCGCAAAGTTATCTACAGGCCCGCGCCAAGCTGGGCTTCCCGATGGCGTCCCCTGAACTGCGTGATGAAGTGTTGGCTAAGCTGGAGGCTGCACAATGA
- the glyS gene encoding glycine--tRNA ligase subunit beta — protein sequence MSAQDFLVELGTEELPPKALNTLAEAFLAGIEKGLQAAGLNYTSKKVYAAPRRLAVLISELDIQQPDRSINLDGPPRQAAFDAEGNPTQAALGFAKKCGVDLAEIDQSGAKLRFCQRIVGKPTASLLPTIVEDSLNDLPIPKRMRWGAHKEEFVRPTQWLVMLLGEQVIDCTILAQKAGRESRGHRFHHPENVTISAPANYLEDLRKAYVLADFDERRELISKRTAELAMQQEGTAIVPSGLLDEVTALVEWPVPLVCSFEERFLEVPQEALITTMQDNQKYFCLLDVDGKLLPRFITVANVESRDPKQIVQGNEKVVRPRLTDAEFFFKQDKKQSLESFNLRLQNVVFQAQLGSVFDKAERVSKLAAHIAGRIGGDTQRAARAGLLSKCDLATEMVGEFPEMQGVAGYYYALNDGEPDDVALALNEQYMPRGAGAELPTTLTGAAVAIADKLDTLVGIFGIGMLPTGSKDPYALRRAALGVLRILIEKKLDLDLTDAVAFAVTQFGARIKPAGLAEQVLEFIFDRLRARYEDEGIDVATYLSVRALQPGSALDFDQRVQAVQAFRQLPEAAALAAVNKRVSNLLSKAEGTVPSIVEPKYFDNANEFSLYSAIQQADQAVQPMAAARQYRESLARLAALREPVDAFFEAVMVNADDAKVRGNRYALLARLRGLFLGVADISLLG from the coding sequence ATGAGTGCTCAAGATTTTCTGGTTGAACTGGGCACCGAAGAACTGCCACCCAAAGCCCTCAATACCCTGGCCGAAGCCTTCCTGGCCGGTATCGAGAAAGGTCTGCAGGCAGCCGGGCTGAACTACACCAGCAAGAAGGTCTACGCCGCGCCACGCCGCCTGGCGGTATTGATCAGCGAGCTGGATATTCAGCAGCCCGACCGCAGCATCAACCTCGACGGCCCTCCGCGCCAGGCTGCTTTCGATGCCGAAGGCAACCCGACCCAGGCCGCCCTGGGCTTTGCCAAGAAGTGCGGCGTCGATCTGGCCGAAATCGACCAGAGTGGCGCCAAGCTGCGCTTCTGCCAGCGTATCGTCGGCAAGCCGACCGCCAGCCTGTTGCCGACCATCGTCGAAGATTCCCTCAACGACCTGCCTATCCCCAAGCGCATGCGCTGGGGTGCACACAAGGAAGAGTTCGTACGTCCGACCCAGTGGCTGGTCATGTTGCTGGGCGAGCAGGTCATCGATTGCACGATCCTGGCCCAGAAAGCCGGGCGCGAGTCCCGTGGCCACCGCTTCCATCACCCGGAAAACGTCACCATCAGCGCGCCGGCCAACTACCTCGAAGACCTGCGCAAGGCCTACGTCCTGGCCGATTTCGACGAACGCCGCGAGCTGATCAGCAAGCGCACCGCTGAATTGGCCATGCAGCAGGAAGGCACCGCCATTGTGCCGTCGGGCCTGCTCGACGAAGTGACCGCCCTGGTCGAATGGCCTGTGCCACTGGTGTGTTCGTTTGAAGAGCGGTTCCTGGAAGTACCGCAGGAAGCCCTGATCACCACCATGCAGGACAACCAGAAGTATTTCTGCCTGCTCGATGTCGATGGCAAGTTGCTGCCGCGTTTCATCACCGTGGCCAACGTTGAAAGCCGCGATCCGAAGCAGATCGTCCAGGGTAACGAGAAAGTCGTCCGCCCGCGCCTGACCGATGCCGAGTTCTTCTTCAAGCAGGACAAGAAGCAAAGCCTGGAAAGCTTCAACCTGCGCCTGCAGAACGTGGTGTTCCAGGCCCAGCTGGGCAGTGTCTTCGACAAGGCCGAGCGGGTTTCCAAACTGGCCGCCCATATCGCTGGCCGCATTGGCGGCGATACCCAGCGTGCTGCGCGCGCGGGCCTGCTGTCCAAGTGCGACCTGGCCACCGAGATGGTCGGCGAATTCCCGGAAATGCAGGGCGTTGCCGGTTACTACTATGCGCTCAACGACGGCGAGCCTGACGATGTCGCCCTGGCGTTGAACGAGCAGTACATGCCACGCGGTGCCGGCGCCGAGTTGCCGACCACCCTGACCGGCGCAGCTGTTGCCATTGCCGACAAGCTCGACACCCTGGTCGGGATCTTCGGTATCGGCATGTTACCAACCGGCAGCAAGGACCCCTATGCACTGCGTCGTGCAGCGCTGGGTGTACTGCGCATCCTGATCGAGAAGAAACTCGATCTGGACCTGACCGATGCCGTGGCGTTCGCCGTGACTCAGTTCGGCGCCAGGATCAAACCCGCCGGGCTGGCCGAGCAAGTGCTGGAGTTCATCTTCGATCGCCTGCGCGCTCGCTATGAAGACGAAGGCATCGACGTTGCCACCTACCTGTCGGTTCGTGCGCTGCAGCCGGGTTCGGCACTGGACTTCGACCAGCGCGTACAGGCCGTACAAGCCTTCCGCCAGTTGCCGGAAGCGGCCGCCCTGGCGGCGGTGAACAAGCGCGTCTCGAACCTGCTGAGCAAGGCCGAGGGCACTGTTCCGAGCATCGTTGAGCCGAAGTACTTCGACAACGCCAACGAGTTCTCGCTGTATTCGGCGATCCAGCAAGCCGACCAGGCCGTCCAGCCCATGGCGGCTGCCCGCCAGTACCGCGAGTCGCTGGCGCGTCTGGCGGCACTGCGCGAGCCGGTCGATGCGTTCTTCGAAGCGGTCATGGTCAATGCCGATGACGCCAAGGTGCGGGGCAACCGTTATGCGTTGCTGGCCCGTCTGCGCGGTCTGTTCCTGGGTGTAGCCGATATTTCGCTGCTGGGCTGA